One genomic region from bacterium encodes:
- the hypE gene encoding hydrogenase expression/formation protein HypE has translation MSAADEADAQALLAGSCPAPAEGDRVTLAHGAGAGASARLFDELLAPRLGGGPLDERHDSALLDAPEAGARLAFTTDSFVVSPLEFPGGDIGSLAVHGTLNDLAMSGARPRALSCGLILEEGLPLTTLARIAESMGAAARTAGVPIATGDTKVVERGKGDGIFVNTSGVGVVSPGRELHPKLVVPGDVLILTGSLGCHGAAVLCAREGLSFDADIMSDSEPLPDLVENLLEAVPEVHCLRDPTRGGLGALVHEIAAAAGVELRLEEAALPVDAPVASLCEILGLDPLFLACEGRFAAFVPEAHAGTALAALRSHPLGRAARCVGRVEPSTRGRTRVVVETRIGATRLLPLPAGEPLPRIC, from the coding sequence ATGAGCGCGGCCGACGAAGCGGACGCACAGGCCCTGCTCGCCGGCAGCTGTCCGGCCCCGGCCGAGGGCGACCGTGTCACCCTTGCCCATGGCGCGGGAGCCGGTGCCAGCGCGCGGCTGTTCGACGAGCTGCTGGCCCCGCGACTCGGGGGTGGCCCGCTCGACGAGCGCCACGATTCCGCGCTGTTGGATGCGCCCGAAGCGGGTGCCCGCCTCGCGTTCACCACGGACAGCTTCGTGGTGAGCCCACTCGAGTTTCCCGGTGGCGACATCGGCAGCCTGGCGGTGCACGGCACGCTCAACGATCTGGCCATGAGCGGCGCGCGACCCCGCGCACTCTCCTGCGGGCTGATCCTCGAGGAAGGCCTTCCGCTCACGACCCTCGCTCGCATCGCCGAATCCATGGGGGCCGCCGCGCGAACGGCCGGTGTGCCCATCGCGACGGGGGACACCAAGGTGGTGGAGCGGGGAAAGGGCGACGGAATCTTCGTCAACACCAGCGGGGTGGGCGTGGTCTCGCCGGGCCGCGAACTGCATCCGAAGCTGGTCGTACCGGGGGACGTCCTGATCCTCACCGGCTCCCTGGGCTGTCATGGAGCGGCCGTGCTGTGTGCCCGCGAGGGCCTTTCTTTCGATGCGGATATCATGAGCGATTCCGAGCCTTTGCCTGACCTCGTCGAGAACCTGCTGGAGGCTGTGCCCGAGGTGCATTGCCTGCGCGATCCTACCCGGGGAGGGCTCGGAGCCCTCGTCCACGAGATCGCCGCGGCCGCCGGCGTCGAGCTGCGCCTCGAAGAGGCTGCCCTACCGGTCGACGCACCGGTTGCTTCGTTGTGCGAGATCCTGGGCCTCGATCCACTGTTCCTGGCATGCGAGGGACGCTTTGCGGCGTTCGTGCCCGAGGCCCACGCGGGCACGGCACTCGCAGCGCTTCGATCCCATCCCCTGGGCCGGGCCGCCCGCTGCGTGGGGCGAGTCGAGCCGAGTACGCGCGGCCGGACGCGGGTCGTCGTCGAGACCCGCATTGGCGCCACGCGCCTGCTCCCCCTCCCGGCCGGCGAGCCGCTGCCGCGAATCTGCTGA
- the hypB gene encoding hydrogenase nickel incorporation protein HypB, producing MCGTCGCGHSDAPSADHGEHSHDGPHEIEARRIVVERSLLEDNDARAETLRKRLGEHGIEAIGLLGGPGAGKTALLEATLSQLGSAAANEAVVEGDCATDHDARRVAALGARVVQVETGALCHLDAHLVGHAVAKLDLDGVARLWIENVGNLVCPAPFACGENRRAVLISVTEGDDKPEKYPAMLAAADLLVISKTDLLPYVPFDLKRAIAAARQIRPELPVLPLSSQSGEGLDAWMDWLSEGRT from the coding sequence ATGTGCGGCACCTGCGGCTGCGGGCACTCCGATGCGCCGAGCGCGGACCACGGCGAGCATTCACACGACGGGCCCCACGAGATCGAGGCGCGTCGCATCGTGGTGGAGCGGTCGTTGCTCGAGGACAACGACGCCCGGGCCGAGACGCTCCGCAAGCGCCTGGGCGAGCACGGCATCGAGGCGATCGGACTCCTCGGCGGCCCCGGCGCCGGCAAGACCGCGCTGCTCGAGGCCACCCTGTCCCAGCTCGGGAGTGCGGCGGCCAACGAAGCAGTGGTCGAGGGCGACTGTGCCACCGACCACGATGCGCGTCGCGTGGCGGCCCTGGGAGCGCGCGTCGTGCAGGTCGAGACCGGCGCCCTCTGCCACCTGGATGCCCACCTGGTCGGGCACGCCGTGGCGAAACTCGATCTCGACGGAGTCGCCCGCCTGTGGATCGAGAACGTCGGCAACCTGGTCTGCCCAGCGCCCTTTGCGTGTGGCGAGAACCGTCGGGCCGTGCTGATCTCGGTGACCGAAGGCGACGACAAGCCCGAGAAATACCCCGCCATGCTCGCAGCAGCCGATCTGCTGGTGATCTCGAAGACCGACCTGCTGCCCTACGTCCCCTTCGATCTGAAGCGCGCCATCGCGGCCGCTCGACAGATCCGGCCCGAGCTGCCGGTGCTGCCGCTCTCGAGCCAGAGCGGCGAGGGCCTGGACGCCTGGATGGACTGGCTCTCCGAGGGACGCACCTAG
- a CDS encoding hydrogenase maturation protease, with protein sequence MNVCVVGVGTPHGDDAAGLEAVARLAEQGLPVGVSPRECQRPGVDLPELLRDVDAAVIVDAMRSGQPLGTVSHLPLDVLPRTTGLSSHAMGVGEGLALARALDCCPDRIALVGIEASAEQRDDLSPAVDEALPAAIELIRSLLDDALQRREWRSESRDA encoded by the coding sequence GTGAACGTCTGCGTCGTGGGGGTCGGCACGCCTCATGGCGATGATGCGGCCGGCCTCGAAGCCGTGGCGCGCCTCGCCGAGCAGGGCCTTCCGGTGGGCGTATCCCCGCGCGAATGCCAGCGCCCCGGCGTCGACCTGCCCGAGCTGCTCCGCGATGTGGATGCGGCGGTCATCGTGGATGCCATGCGCTCCGGGCAGCCGCTGGGGACGGTGAGCCACCTCCCGCTGGACGTGCTTCCCAGGACCACGGGTCTTTCGAGTCATGCCATGGGCGTCGGCGAAGGCCTGGCCCTGGCCCGCGCCCTCGACTGTTGCCCGGACCGCATTGCGTTGGTGGGAATCGAGGCCAGCGCTGAGCAGCGAGACGATCTTTCTCCAGCGGTCGACGAGGCCCTGCCGGCGGCCATCGAACTGATTCGCAGCCTGCTGGACGATGCATTGCAGCGCCGCGAATGGCGTTCGGAGAGCCGAGATGCATGA
- a CDS encoding hydrogenase maturation nickel metallochaperone HypA: MHEAKLCLSLIRLAVDQLDDAHADRILSIRLEVGALSGVVPAALEGVFPICASGTPAEGAALEFDQAAGRELRIRSMEVI, from the coding sequence ATGCATGAGGCGAAGCTGTGTCTCTCCCTGATCCGACTCGCGGTCGACCAGCTCGATGACGCCCATGCCGACCGGATCCTGAGCATCCGGCTCGAGGTGGGCGCACTCTCGGGCGTGGTGCCCGCCGCGCTCGAAGGCGTCTTCCCGATCTGCGCGTCGGGAACGCCGGCCGAGGGGGCCGCACTCGAATTCGACCAGGCTGCGGGGCGCGAGCTGCGCATTCGCTCCATGGAGGTGATCTGA
- the hypD gene encoding hydrogenase formation protein HypD gives MRYVDEYRDADRVRRLADAVLAEATRPVTLMEVCGGQTHTILASGIQQLLTERVELLHGPGCPICVTPLETLDLALALTELPDVTVCSFGDMLRVPGSHGDLSAARARGGDVRVVYAPLDAARLAACEPDRRVVFLAVGFETTVPAVAAAARWARDRGLCNFFLLVSHVRVPPALELIASDPERRIQAFLAAGHVCTVMGTAEYQPIAATHDMPIVVTGFEPVDILQGVLMAVRQIERGEAQVSIQYRRAVRDEGNPAARALIDEVFEATDRPWRGIGIIQQGGLGLRQEYASLDAQQLIPTDALPQPEEPERCRASEVLQGRMRPPECPEFGRGCRPEQPLGAPMVSSEGACAAYFAYRIGDVEDEIASQDPAREAQA, from the coding sequence ATGAGGTACGTGGACGAATATCGCGATGCCGACCGGGTGCGCCGGCTGGCGGACGCCGTGTTGGCCGAGGCGACCCGACCCGTCACGCTGATGGAGGTCTGCGGCGGCCAGACCCACACGATCCTGGCCAGCGGGATCCAGCAGCTACTGACCGAACGCGTGGAGCTGCTGCACGGCCCGGGTTGCCCCATCTGCGTCACCCCGCTCGAGACCCTGGACCTGGCACTGGCCCTGACCGAGCTCCCGGACGTGACGGTCTGCAGCTTCGGCGACATGCTGCGCGTGCCGGGTAGCCACGGCGATCTGAGCGCCGCGCGGGCCCGGGGCGGGGATGTCCGGGTGGTGTACGCGCCGTTGGATGCGGCGCGCCTCGCGGCTTGCGAGCCCGACCGACGCGTGGTCTTCCTGGCGGTCGGCTTCGAGACCACCGTGCCCGCGGTGGCCGCGGCGGCGCGTTGGGCACGTGATCGCGGCCTGTGCAACTTCTTCCTGCTGGTCTCCCACGTCCGGGTGCCGCCCGCGCTAGAGCTGATCGCCTCGGACCCGGAGCGACGCATCCAGGCATTCCTGGCGGCCGGACACGTCTGCACGGTGATGGGCACGGCCGAGTACCAGCCGATCGCCGCCACCCACGACATGCCGATCGTGGTCACGGGTTTCGAGCCCGTCGACATCCTGCAGGGTGTGCTGATGGCCGTGCGCCAGATCGAACGAGGCGAGGCGCAGGTCTCCATCCAATACCGCCGTGCCGTCCGTGACGAGGGCAACCCGGCGGCACGTGCGCTGATCGACGAAGTCTTCGAGGCCACCGACCGCCCCTGGCGCGGCATCGGCATCATCCAACAGGGAGGCCTGGGGCTTCGGCAGGAGTACGCCTCACTCGACGCGCAGCAACTGATTCCCACGGACGCATTGCCTCAACCCGAAGAGCCCGAGCGCTGCCGCGCCAGCGAAGTGTTGCAAGGCCGCATGCGTCCGCCCGAGTGCCCGGAGTTCGGCCGCGGCTGCCGACCCGAGCAGCCGCTCGGTGCGCCGATGGTGTCTTCGGAAGGCGCTTGCGCCGCGTACTTCGCATATCGTATCGGCGACGTGGAGGACGAGATCGCATCGCAGGATCCGGCCCGGGAAGCGCAGGCATGA
- a CDS encoding TetR/AcrR family transcriptional regulator, with the protein MTGGTDAPQSRGHRKREKTRRQLIAAGSRVLAEKGEGLTVSDVVAEADVSIGTFYNYFVDRDALLEVLAEQLALSLAVATAREDIPDPARRFALATARAIFRALEDPTWARVLLRLLSRPGAGVQLDRYLREDLAEGLAEGRFDTGSDDATLDQVSGLVIMTIRRIVEGQARPDAPQRAVERGLRALGIGPSEAAEVAADAVESCASARPSQPLEAMGSASPTSPSSMPRRRSPGR; encoded by the coding sequence ATGACGGGAGGCACGGACGCGCCGCAGAGCAGGGGGCATCGCAAGCGTGAGAAGACGCGGCGCCAGCTGATCGCCGCAGGCTCGCGGGTGCTCGCTGAGAAGGGAGAGGGCCTGACCGTCAGTGACGTGGTCGCCGAGGCCGACGTCTCCATCGGTACCTTCTACAACTACTTCGTCGATCGAGATGCGCTCCTGGAAGTGCTCGCCGAGCAGCTGGCGCTTTCTCTCGCCGTCGCGACTGCGCGGGAGGACATCCCGGATCCGGCGCGGCGCTTCGCGCTCGCGACGGCTCGGGCGATCTTCCGGGCCCTCGAGGACCCAACGTGGGCTCGGGTGCTACTGCGCTTGTTGAGCCGTCCGGGCGCGGGCGTGCAGCTCGACCGCTATCTCCGTGAGGATCTCGCCGAAGGCCTGGCCGAGGGCCGCTTCGACACGGGATCCGACGACGCCACCCTCGATCAGGTTTCGGGGCTGGTCATCATGACCATCCGCCGCATCGTCGAGGGACAGGCTCGGCCCGACGCTCCGCAACGGGCGGTCGAGCGCGGCCTCCGTGCGCTGGGCATCGGTCCGAGTGAAGCGGCAGAAGTGGCGGCCGATGCTGTCGAATCCTGCGCGTCGGCGCGGCCATCGCAGCCACTCGAGGCGATGGGTTCTGCGAGCCCTACGTCGCCGAGCTCGATGCCTCGCCGGAGATCGCCTGGGCGGTGA
- a CDS encoding HypC/HybG/HupF family hydrogenase formation chaperone: MCLAVPGQVSEIDSREGLAEAVVDFGGVRKRVCLEGLPEARVGDWVLVHAGFALQQLDEAAAEELLGWLSDPEQPAP; encoded by the coding sequence ATGTGCCTCGCGGTTCCGGGCCAGGTCAGCGAAATCGACAGCCGCGAGGGGCTGGCGGAAGCGGTCGTCGACTTTGGTGGCGTCCGCAAGCGGGTCTGTCTCGAGGGCCTCCCCGAAGCCCGGGTGGGCGACTGGGTCCTGGTGCACGCGGGCTTCGCGCTGCAGCAGCTCGACGAGGCAGCGGCCGAAGAATTGCTGGGCTGGCTGTCCGACCCCGAGCAGCCAGCCCCATGA
- the hypF gene encoding carbamoyltransferase HypF — protein MANRLRVTVELRGRVQGVGMRPWVLRRARALGLDGSVRNVRAGLRVELEGTSQAVDAWLRDLREAAPNGARIEAVDIQPSPAVGTSGFEIAASDEAWARIGAGQELARVPLDVGLCSDCQCDLFDPASRRHRHAFVHCSECGPRASVIRALPYDRARTSLAPFPPCEACAREYADPTDRRFHAQTICCEACGPRLRVLQPDSPGAQTDAGAIETTARVLGAGGIVAVQGFGGFHLACDATSSQAINQLRKRKHRPSRPLAILVPDLESARRLAELAAADEALLCGPARALVVAPRRERGCTAIGLAPEIAPGTSDLGLLLPHSPVHAMLLYPPGSAPGDAPRFDALVMTSANHSGDPTIHEAERAVHELAPIADLILGHDRQVIRPSDDPVFRSAASGPIPIRLSRSTAPLSIPLPAGLEAPLPILALGGDLKCAPAIAVGREIVLAEHVGDLGSPASADALVDRVESLCSLLGVEPAALAMDAHPDGVAASLAAQLVPAGAPRIRVQHHHAHALACLAEHDMQGPALAITLDGAGFGADGRQWGGELLYVDGERCERLAHLETVPLPGGDRAAREPWRMAAMWLERAFPEGQANEDVAALGWHRRQDPGRLDALREIATRGVASPETSSCGRLFDAVASLLGVCDINRHEAEAGAALEALARTASSRNEDTPLPLPGAAPPQPEGSIEMAGVVRALVRGRCAGVPRSELALAFHQTLADRLAESALAASRRLELRHVALSGGCFQNRILLEALRRALENRECLPLCHAKIPPNDAGLAVGQCVAAIPGL, from the coding sequence ATGGCGAACCGCCTGCGTGTCACTGTCGAGCTGCGGGGGCGCGTCCAGGGCGTCGGCATGCGGCCCTGGGTGTTGCGGCGCGCGCGAGCGCTCGGACTCGACGGCAGCGTGCGCAACGTCCGCGCCGGCCTGCGCGTCGAGCTCGAAGGAACATCCCAGGCGGTCGATGCCTGGCTCCGGGATTTGCGCGAGGCAGCGCCGAACGGCGCGCGGATCGAAGCCGTCGACATACAGCCCTCGCCGGCCGTGGGAACCAGCGGCTTCGAAATCGCAGCGAGCGACGAGGCGTGGGCCCGCATTGGCGCGGGCCAGGAGTTGGCGCGCGTACCGCTCGACGTGGGGCTCTGCAGCGATTGCCAGTGCGACCTGTTCGATCCCGCCTCCCGGCGCCATCGCCATGCCTTCGTCCACTGCAGCGAGTGCGGGCCGCGGGCGTCGGTGATACGCGCCCTGCCCTACGACCGGGCGCGCACCAGCCTGGCGCCGTTCCCACCCTGCGAGGCATGTGCCCGGGAATACGCCGACCCGACCGACCGCCGCTTCCATGCCCAGACGATCTGCTGCGAAGCCTGCGGCCCCCGGCTTCGCGTCCTGCAACCCGATTCGCCTGGCGCGCAAACGGATGCCGGTGCCATCGAGACCACGGCGCGCGTGCTTGGCGCCGGGGGCATCGTTGCGGTCCAGGGTTTCGGAGGTTTTCACCTGGCTTGCGACGCCACCTCGAGCCAGGCCATCAACCAGCTGCGCAAGCGCAAGCATCGGCCGTCCAGACCCCTCGCCATCCTTGTGCCGGATCTCGAATCGGCCCGGCGGCTCGCCGAGCTCGCGGCCGCCGACGAGGCGCTGCTGTGCGGGCCGGCTCGCGCGTTGGTGGTCGCGCCGCGACGGGAGCGGGGCTGCACGGCAATCGGGCTGGCTCCGGAAATCGCGCCGGGCACCAGCGACCTCGGGCTGCTGCTGCCCCACTCGCCCGTCCACGCAATGCTGCTCTACCCGCCCGGCTCGGCACCCGGCGACGCGCCGCGCTTCGACGCCCTGGTCATGACGTCTGCGAATCACAGCGGCGATCCGACCATCCACGAGGCCGAGCGCGCCGTCCACGAGCTGGCGCCCATTGCGGACCTCATCCTCGGCCACGACCGGCAGGTCATCCGCCCCAGCGACGACCCGGTGTTTCGAAGTGCAGCCAGCGGCCCGATTCCGATCCGCCTGTCGCGCTCGACGGCACCGCTTTCGATACCGCTGCCGGCCGGCCTCGAAGCACCGCTGCCGATCCTGGCTCTGGGCGGTGACCTCAAGTGCGCGCCGGCCATTGCCGTCGGTCGGGAGATCGTGCTGGCCGAACACGTGGGCGACCTCGGGAGTCCGGCCAGTGCGGATGCGCTGGTCGATCGAGTCGAGAGCCTGTGCAGTCTGCTGGGAGTGGAGCCGGCCGCCCTCGCCATGGACGCCCACCCGGACGGGGTGGCCGCCTCGCTCGCTGCGCAGCTGGTTCCGGCCGGTGCTCCCCGAATCCGCGTACAGCATCACCACGCCCACGCGCTGGCGTGTCTGGCGGAGCACGACATGCAGGGCCCCGCGTTGGCCATCACCCTGGACGGCGCGGGATTCGGTGCGGACGGCCGGCAGTGGGGGGGCGAACTACTCTACGTAGACGGCGAGCGCTGCGAACGCCTGGCGCATCTCGAGACGGTGCCACTGCCCGGCGGCGACCGGGCCGCCCGCGAGCCGTGGCGCATGGCCGCCATGTGGCTCGAACGTGCGTTTCCGGAAGGCCAGGCAAACGAGGACGTCGCCGCGCTCGGCTGGCATCGACGCCAGGACCCCGGGCGCCTGGACGCGCTCCGCGAGATCGCAACCAGGGGCGTGGCCAGCCCCGAGACATCCTCCTGCGGTCGCCTCTTCGATGCCGTCGCATCACTGCTCGGCGTCTGCGACATCAACCGTCACGAAGCCGAGGCCGGAGCCGCCCTGGAGGCACTCGCCCGGACGGCCTCGAGCCGGAATGAAGACACCCCGTTGCCGTTGCCAGGCGCCGCCCCGCCGCAGCCGGAAGGAAGCATCGAGATGGCGGGAGTCGTCCGCGCCCTGGTTCGGGGACGCTGCGCCGGCGTTCCCCGCTCGGAGCTGGCACTCGCCTTCCACCAGACGCTGGCAGACCGGCTCGCCGAATCCGCCCTCGCGGCGTCCCGCCGGCTCGAGCTCCGCCACGTGGCGCTCAGTGGCGGCTGCTTCCAGAACCGCATCCTGCTCGAGGCACTGCGGAGAGCGCTCGAGAACAGGGAATGCCTGCCGCTCTGCCACGCGAAGATTCCGCCCAACGATGCCGGCCTCGCGGTGGGGCAGTGCGTGGCGGCGATCCCGGGGCTCTGA